In Lentisphaera araneosa HTCC2155, the genomic window GAAGGCATTTTCTTGCCGACTGTGAGTTCCATAATTGTTGGTGCCATATCAATGGAAAGCACTTGCTCTTTAATCACTGTACCGCCTTTGATTTTCTTTGGGAAACGAACCGTGAGTGGAATACTGACACTCGCTTCATGCATGGTTCTTTTATCAATCATACCGTGCTCACCGAGGAGGAAACCATTATCAGAAGTAAAGATGAGAATGGTGTTATCCAAAATGCCCATCTCTTCCAGGTGATCATAAATGCGACCTACGCTGTCATCTACCGAATTGATCGTGGCCGTGTAGCTGCGAACAAAGTGTTCAAAATCGACAATCGCAGAAGCTTTATCGTTGGGAAAGTCTTTACGGAAACCATAAAGAGGACCATAAATACCGTGCCAGGTTGGGAGACGGTCGACAATCCATTTTGGTTTATCGCCGAGCTTCCAAGAACTATCGGGATAAGGAACTGGTGTATCGTTGTAAATGCTATCGTATTTGGCTTCCGGAATGAAAGGTCCGTGAGGAGCTTTGTGACCGAGACACAGAGCAAAAGGCTTGCTTTTGTCAACTTTATTGAGGAAGTCAATCGCCATGTCAGTCACTTTGTGAGCGTAGTAGCCTGGGACTTTCTTTCTTTCGCCATTAACATTGAAAGTGGTATCCCAGTACTTACCCTGCCCTTTGTGGGTTACCCAATAGTCAAAACCTGGGCGTTTGCTATCGTCTTCTTCTCCCATATGCCACTTGCCAATCCAACCCGTTGTGTAGCCTTCCTGCTGAAGTAGCAGCGGAAAACTCTTGAGGTCATGGGGGTAATCGGTAAAGTTATCGTACACTTTGTGTGTGTGAGTATACGTTCCGGAAAGAAAGGCCGCGCGACTTGGGGAACAGAGAGAAGTTGTACAATACATATTCTCGAACTGCACACCCTCAGCTGCAATTTT contains:
- a CDS encoding sulfatase family protein — its product is MFLKKLLFTGMLGAMALSACAKENQRPNVVFILTDDQRGDAVGYHKKPLLGIDTPSINKIAAEGVQFENMYCTTSLCSPSRAAFLSGTYTHTHKVYDNFTDYPHDLKSFPLLLQQEGYTTGWIGKWHMGEEDDSKRPGFDYWVTHKGQGKYWDTTFNVNGERKKVPGYYAHKVTDMAIDFLNKVDKSKPFALCLGHKAPHGPFIPEAKYDSIYNDTPVPYPDSSWKLGDKPKWIVDRLPTWHGIYGPLYGFRKDFPNDKASAIVDFEHFVRSYTATINSVDDSVGRIYDHLEEMGILDNTILIFTSDNGFLLGEHGMIDKRTMHEASVSIPLTVRFPKKIKGGTVIKEQVLSIDMAPTIMELTVGKKMPSAQGLSWATLLDDTKDAEWRKTWLYEYNYEVQFPYTPNVRGIRHGKWKYVAYPHGDGGKLRHMEELYNMERDPSESSNLAEDPAYADIKSMLAMELAKTLKSTGANPDKMPIDQGIKTELPEESIR